One Gordonia sp. SID5947 genomic region harbors:
- a CDS encoding TetR/AcrR family transcriptional regulator yields MSENIAFATRRRGDLFDALLRLLLSEGFAHLGVAELASALRCSKSTLYTLAGSKEQLVVKTVTHFFRTATDQVEGRVAEEVDARAKVITYLIAVGDALAPASDAFMTDLHAYEPTRELYERNTAAATVRVNELISAGVATGVFRDVDAAFAADLAASMMSRIQRREVALTTGLDDAAAYRQLASILTRGIDARDA; encoded by the coding sequence GTGAGTGAGAACATCGCCTTCGCCACCCGACGACGCGGTGACTTGTTCGACGCGCTGCTGCGCCTACTGCTGTCCGAAGGTTTCGCACATCTCGGCGTCGCCGAGCTGGCATCCGCGCTGAGATGTTCCAAGTCCACGCTGTACACGCTGGCCGGCAGCAAGGAACAGCTCGTCGTCAAGACGGTGACGCACTTCTTCCGTACGGCGACCGACCAGGTCGAGGGCCGGGTTGCCGAGGAGGTGGATGCACGCGCCAAGGTGATCACCTACCTGATCGCGGTCGGCGACGCACTCGCGCCTGCCTCGGACGCGTTCATGACCGATCTACACGCCTACGAACCGACGCGCGAACTCTACGAACGCAACACGGCGGCTGCCACCGTCCGCGTCAACGAGCTGATCTCCGCGGGCGTGGCGACCGGCGTGTTCCGCGACGTCGACGCCGCCTTCGCCGCCGACCTGGCCGCGTCCATGATGAGTCGGATCCAACGTCGAGAGGTGGCCCTCACCACCGGACTCGACGACGCAGCGGCCTACCGTCAGCTCGCGTCGATCCTCACCCGCGGAATCGACGCACGAGATGCGTGA
- a CDS encoding DUF3027 domain-containing protein, translated as MTLASNGDRLLAAVDVARTALVEDGQQPGTHLESTREGDWAVAHYFEADLAGYRGWQWCVVLAGAPGTDEITVSEVVLLPGQGSLLAPNWVPWNERVVAGDLSAGDVLAAEPDDPRLVPNQIDTDDQFAFSDDDDPDDIGQIAGKLGLGRRRLLSREGRDDAAQRWHDSEYGPRSEMAIAAAYSCASCGFYLPLAGALRPAFGVCANEYSADGHVVAADYGCGAHSDVPAPSGGGSPAYDAYDDGALEIVSAGVSSGADASS; from the coding sequence GTGACTCTTGCATCCAATGGTGACCGGCTGCTCGCCGCTGTCGACGTGGCGCGCACAGCGCTGGTCGAAGACGGTCAGCAACCCGGGACTCATCTGGAGAGCACCCGCGAAGGCGACTGGGCCGTCGCCCACTACTTCGAGGCCGATCTCGCCGGCTACCGAGGCTGGCAGTGGTGCGTCGTGCTGGCCGGAGCGCCGGGCACCGACGAGATCACCGTCAGCGAGGTGGTGTTGCTGCCGGGTCAGGGTTCGCTGCTGGCCCCGAACTGGGTGCCATGGAACGAGCGGGTCGTCGCGGGCGATCTGTCCGCGGGCGACGTCCTGGCCGCCGAGCCCGACGATCCGCGGCTCGTGCCCAACCAGATCGACACCGACGACCAGTTCGCCTTCTCCGACGACGACGATCCCGACGACATCGGTCAGATCGCCGGGAAACTCGGTCTCGGGCGCCGTCGCCTCCTGAGCCGCGAAGGCCGTGACGATGCCGCGCAGCGTTGGCACGACAGTGAGTACGGCCCCCGCAGCGAGATGGCGATCGCAGCCGCGTACTCGTGTGCCAGCTGTGGCTTCTATCTTCCGCTCGCCGGCGCGCTGCGGCCGGCGTTCGGCGTGTGTGCCAACGAGTACTCGGCCGACGGCCATGTGGTCGCCGCCGACTACGGGTGCGGTGCGCACTCCGATGTCCCCGCACCGTCGGGGGGCGGATCGCCTGCCTACGACGCCTACGACGACGGCGCCCTCGAGATCGTCAGCGCCGGCGTGAGTTCCGGCGCGGACGCGTCATCCTGA
- a CDS encoding MFS transporter, producing the protein MNRPSPRFPRGERSEPTGPDPRGAGRDVASGAGHDGRSRRQHPGTANYPADEPTTARRPAAGRPPSRGPADTAYLPPPTHNPHLPPLDGRDEPPSGAPTDRIGGTKAMPAGGQSGPGVPKKITVARVAAMRSRELTGRGIGKIYQAATADGADRSGLTALTLPVIVNFAVDAAMAVALANTLFFAAATGESKTNVGLYLALTIAPFALIAPLIGPMLDRLQHGRRIAMAVTFGLRVILALLILANSSWNATEQQLQYDPWVLYPCALGLLVLSKSFGVLKSAVTPRVVPPTIDLPRVNSRLTTFGLIGGTIIGGAVAATFEMLLAKVLPIHIPGAMAWLAVIAAVGAWLCMRIPSWVEVTEGEIPTTLTYHGEPSMSQVPAGDSAGAGGLRSARETATALAAKMRQPLGRKVVAGLWGNATIRILTGFLTLYIAFYAKAQQGVHSNWTQLVLLGAVGAAAGIGNMIGNGLGTRLELKNPPRIVLWCTAACFVVAALAAIFGNIVIATLAALVASGTSAIGKVCLDSSIQDDLPEESRASAFGRSETVLQLGWVFGATLGVLLPPTLWIGFTVVAVLLGIGLLQTVMTTRGSSLVPGIGGQRPDYAAPTIAFNAVGHPGAPQRRSSPPHRPPSDAPTRIAHHPGGPPPDSRRGHAADPTRKMPTEPDRGQS; encoded by the coding sequence GTGAACCGACCGAGCCCGCGCTTCCCTCGAGGGGAACGAAGCGAACCGACGGGGCCAGACCCGCGCGGTGCGGGTCGCGATGTCGCATCGGGTGCCGGCCACGATGGTCGCAGTCGTCGGCAGCACCCCGGGACCGCGAACTATCCGGCCGACGAGCCGACCACCGCACGTCGCCCCGCGGCCGGCAGGCCTCCCTCCCGCGGCCCGGCCGACACCGCGTATCTGCCGCCGCCCACCCACAATCCGCATCTGCCGCCCCTCGACGGCCGCGATGAACCACCGTCGGGCGCGCCCACCGATCGAATCGGCGGGACCAAGGCGATGCCGGCCGGTGGGCAGAGCGGCCCGGGGGTGCCCAAGAAGATCACCGTCGCGCGCGTCGCCGCGATGCGCAGCCGCGAGCTGACCGGCCGGGGCATCGGGAAGATCTACCAAGCCGCGACGGCCGACGGGGCCGACCGGTCCGGCCTGACGGCACTCACGTTGCCTGTGATCGTGAACTTCGCGGTCGACGCCGCGATGGCCGTCGCGCTGGCCAACACGCTGTTCTTCGCGGCCGCGACCGGCGAGTCGAAGACGAACGTCGGCCTCTACCTGGCACTGACGATCGCCCCGTTCGCATTGATCGCACCGTTGATCGGTCCCATGCTCGATCGCCTTCAGCACGGCAGGCGCATCGCCATGGCGGTCACCTTCGGGCTCCGGGTGATCCTCGCCCTGCTCATCCTGGCGAACTCGTCCTGGAATGCCACGGAACAACAGCTTCAATACGACCCGTGGGTGCTCTATCCCTGTGCGCTCGGCCTGTTGGTGCTGTCCAAATCGTTCGGCGTCCTCAAATCGGCGGTGACCCCGCGCGTCGTCCCACCGACGATCGACCTGCCCAGGGTCAACTCCCGTCTCACCACCTTCGGACTGATCGGCGGGACCATCATCGGCGGTGCCGTCGCGGCGACGTTCGAGATGCTGCTCGCCAAGGTGCTGCCCATCCACATACCCGGCGCGATGGCCTGGCTGGCCGTGATCGCGGCGGTCGGCGCCTGGCTCTGCATGCGCATCCCCTCCTGGGTCGAGGTGACCGAGGGCGAGATCCCCACCACGCTGACCTATCACGGAGAACCGTCGATGTCGCAGGTCCCGGCTGGTGACTCGGCCGGCGCCGGCGGTCTGCGGAGCGCCCGTGAGACGGCAACCGCGCTGGCCGCGAAGATGCGACAACCGCTCGGACGCAAGGTCGTCGCGGGGCTGTGGGGCAACGCGACGATTCGCATCCTCACCGGATTCCTCACGCTCTACATCGCCTTTTACGCCAAGGCCCAGCAGGGCGTGCACTCCAACTGGACCCAGCTGGTACTGCTCGGCGCGGTCGGCGCGGCCGCCGGGATCGGCAACATGATCGGCAACGGCCTCGGTACCCGACTGGAGCTGAAGAACCCGCCCCGGATCGTGCTCTGGTGCACCGCGGCCTGTTTCGTCGTCGCCGCGCTGGCCGCCATCTTCGGCAACATCGTGATCGCCACACTGGCCGCGCTCGTCGCGTCCGGTACCAGCGCGATCGGCAAGGTGTGTCTGGACTCGTCGATCCAAGACGACCTGCCCGAGGAGTCCCGGGCGTCGGCCTTCGGCAGGTCGGAGACGGTTCTCCAGCTCGGATGGGTCTTCGGCGCCACTCTCGGTGTCCTGCTGCCCCCGACGCTGTGGATCGGCTTCACCGTCGTCGCGGTGCTGTTGGGTATCGGTCTGTTGCAGACCGTGATGACGACGCGCGGATCGTCGCTGGTGCCCGGTATCGGCGGCCAACGTCCCGACTACGCGGCACCCACAATCGCGTTCAACGCGGTCGGCCACCCGGGAGCACCGCAGCGACGGTCCTCTCCGCCGCATCGACCGCCCTCGGACGCCCCGACCCGCATCGCGCATCACCCCGGAGGTCCGCCCCCCGATTCACGACGCGGCCATGCGGCCGACCCCACCCGGAAGATGCCCACCGAACCCGATCGAGGACAGTCGTAG
- a CDS encoding DUF2771 family protein → MNSGEKKALAIIAAVVVAFVAVVGGTVAVLTRDQWSGDSSADHPYLQLAVGDRLVRVDPTRMCDVFLKNCEPEKITDAQVQRVPVPVGESVMLSVSQDIAEWPWNLVIQYLTPEGLDGTSVPMRSNSTYTTVLHSTPDRILVNLEVQVPSAISDAENNNVIARGYLAADTSPPDLKLPAGDPR, encoded by the coding sequence GTGAACAGTGGAGAAAAGAAGGCGCTCGCGATCATCGCGGCGGTTGTGGTCGCGTTCGTCGCGGTCGTCGGTGGAACCGTCGCGGTGCTGACGCGAGATCAGTGGTCCGGCGACTCGTCCGCCGACCATCCGTATCTGCAACTCGCGGTGGGCGATCGGCTTGTGCGGGTCGATCCGACCCGCATGTGCGACGTCTTCCTCAAGAACTGTGAGCCCGAGAAGATCACCGATGCCCAGGTCCAGCGAGTGCCGGTGCCGGTCGGCGAATCGGTGATGCTCTCGGTATCCCAGGACATCGCCGAATGGCCGTGGAACCTGGTCATCCAGTACCTCACCCCCGAGGGACTCGACGGGACCTCCGTCCCGATGCGGTCGAACTCCACATACACCACGGTGCTGCACTCGACGCCGGACCGCATCCTGGTCAACCTCGAGGTCCAGGTGCCGTCGGCCATCTCCGACGCCGAGAACAACAACGTGATAGCGCGCGGGTACCTCGCGGCCGACACGAGCCCACCGGACCTAAAGCTGCCCGCGGGCGACCCGCGCTGA
- a CDS encoding cold-shock protein, giving the protein MPTGKVKWYDAEKGFGFLAQDNGEDVYVRSSALPDGVASLKPGQRVEFGMAAGRRGPQALTVTVLEPAPSVAKNAREAARKETKRHTPDELHGMVADLITLLEGAVQPELRKGRYPDRKTSQRISEVVRAVTRELES; this is encoded by the coding sequence GTGCCGACCGGCAAGGTGAAGTGGTACGACGCGGAAAAGGGTTTCGGCTTCCTCGCGCAGGACAACGGCGAGGACGTCTACGTCCGATCGTCCGCGTTGCCCGACGGCGTGGCGAGCCTGAAGCCGGGCCAGCGCGTCGAGTTCGGCATGGCCGCGGGACGGCGAGGACCGCAGGCGCTGACCGTCACCGTGCTCGAGCCGGCGCCCAGCGTCGCGAAGAATGCGCGTGAGGCCGCCCGCAAGGAGACCAAACGGCACACCCCGGACGAGCTGCACGGCATGGTCGCCGATCTGATCACTCTCCTCGAGGGCGCCGTGCAGCCCGAACTGCGCAAGGGCCGTTACCCGGATCGCAAGACGTCGCAGCGCATCTCCGAGGTCGTACGTGCGGTGACCCGCGAACTCGAGAGCTGA
- a CDS encoding flavin reductase family protein, protein MTIESAFPTTATDLSPAADTEVLKRAYSCFPSGVVAVACRVVGADGVPELVGMAASAFTTVSLDPPLVSLCVQNSSTTWPRLREAPAIGVSVFARDQSDLCRQLAGPAHTRFAGITPSGTDDGAVFIPDAAASLSCSLHNEIPAGDHTLVLLRIDALRYDAGVEPLVFHASTFRSLEVRRSDT, encoded by the coding sequence GTGACCATCGAATCCGCGTTCCCGACCACGGCTACCGATCTCTCCCCGGCCGCCGACACCGAGGTACTCAAACGCGCTTACAGCTGTTTCCCGTCCGGCGTCGTGGCGGTCGCGTGCCGTGTCGTCGGCGCGGACGGCGTTCCCGAACTCGTCGGGATGGCGGCGAGCGCCTTCACCACGGTGTCGCTCGATCCCCCACTCGTCTCGCTGTGTGTGCAGAACTCGTCGACCACCTGGCCGCGACTGCGCGAGGCCCCCGCCATCGGCGTCAGCGTCTTCGCGCGGGACCAGTCGGACCTGTGCCGACAGCTGGCGGGGCCGGCTCACACCCGCTTCGCCGGGATCACTCCGTCCGGCACCGATGACGGCGCGGTGTTCATCCCGGACGCCGCCGCCAGTCTGTCCTGTTCGCTTCACAACGAGATACCGGCCGGTGACCACACCCTGGTACTCCTCCGCATCGATGCCCTGCGTTACGACGCCGGCGTGGAACCACTCGTGTTCCACGCCAGCACGTTTCGCTCACTGGAAGTCCGGAGGAGCGACACATGA
- the moaA gene encoding GTP 3',8-cyclase MoaA translates to MTLVSLGLPTTSSSTDAAPADTPTTGPLRDRLGRIVTDLRVSVTDRCNLRCTYCMPADGLDWLPTDDVLTTDELIRVMTVAVRDLGIRTIRFTGGEPLLRRDLDDLIGAVSALPEGPEIAMTTNGLGLGHRIDALVAAGLDRINVSLDTVDRRRFAEITRRDRLDDVVDGLAAARAAGVRSIKVNAVLAGHDDLGRLPDLLGFCLEHGYQLRIIEQMPLDADHRWDRSSMVTADEILAALRARYTLRPDPRPRGSAPAATWLVDGHEVDGAPARVGVIASVTRPFCGDCDRTRLTADGALRNCLFAESETDLRGLLRSGLPDDQLDGAIAARWRGNTWVKAAGHGVNSPDFHQPDRPMSAIGG, encoded by the coding sequence ATGACGCTTGTCTCGCTCGGCCTCCCCACCACATCGTCGTCGACGGATGCGGCGCCCGCGGACACCCCCACGACGGGTCCGCTGCGGGATCGGCTCGGACGCATCGTCACCGACCTGCGGGTCTCGGTGACCGATCGCTGCAATCTGCGGTGCACCTACTGCATGCCGGCTGACGGGCTCGACTGGCTGCCCACCGACGACGTCCTGACAACCGACGAACTGATCCGGGTGATGACCGTGGCCGTCCGCGACCTCGGCATCCGGACGATCCGCTTCACCGGCGGCGAACCCCTGCTCCGCCGCGACCTCGACGACCTGATCGGCGCGGTCTCCGCATTGCCGGAAGGCCCCGAGATCGCGATGACCACCAACGGCCTCGGCCTCGGCCACCGGATCGACGCGCTGGTGGCCGCCGGACTGGACCGCATCAACGTCTCGCTGGACACGGTGGATCGCCGACGGTTTGCCGAGATCACCCGGCGTGATCGGCTCGACGACGTGGTGGACGGGCTGGCCGCCGCCCGGGCGGCCGGGGTGCGATCGATCAAGGTGAACGCGGTCCTCGCCGGTCACGACGACCTCGGCCGGCTCCCCGACCTCCTCGGGTTCTGCCTCGAGCACGGGTACCAGCTACGCATCATCGAGCAGATGCCACTGGACGCGGACCACCGTTGGGACCGGTCGTCGATGGTCACCGCCGACGAGATCCTCGCCGCCCTGCGCGCTCGGTACACCTTGCGGCCCGATCCCCGCCCCCGCGGCAGTGCGCCCGCCGCCACCTGGCTCGTCGACGGCCACGAGGTGGACGGTGCACCGGCACGGGTCGGCGTGATCGCGTCGGTCACCCGTCCCTTCTGCGGCGATTGCGACCGGACCCGGCTCACCGCCGACGGCGCGCTTCGCAATTGTCTGTTCGCGGAGTCCGAGACCGACTTGCGTGGGCTCCTCCGCAGCGGTCTGCCCGACGATCAGCTCGACGGCGCCATCGCCGCCCGCTGGCGCGGCAACACCTGGGTGAAGGCCGCCGGCCATGGGGTGAACAGCCCCGACTTCCACCAGCCCGATCGGCCGATGTCGGCCATCGGAGGCTGA
- a CDS encoding MoaD/ThiS family protein, producing the protein MQVTIRYFAAARAAAGGDTAVVDVDADTTLGDLESILSAGNPDLQRVLARCSYLRDSVALCDRDVALGACAVIDVLPPFAGG; encoded by the coding sequence ATGCAGGTCACCATCCGGTACTTCGCTGCCGCGCGCGCGGCGGCAGGCGGCGACACGGCCGTCGTCGACGTCGACGCGGACACCACCCTCGGCGACCTCGAGTCGATCCTGTCCGCGGGTAACCCGGATCTGCAGCGGGTGCTGGCGCGATGCTCCTACCTCCGCGACTCGGTCGCGCTCTGCGATCGCGATGTGGCCCTTGGGGCGTGTGCGGTCATCGACGTCCTGCCGCCATTCGCCGGTGGCTGA
- a CDS encoding transglycosylase family protein has protein sequence MSGRHRKPTTATTTKTFAKVALTGAVLGGGAALLGGTGTANAATDAEWNQVAQCESGGNWAINTGNGYQGGLQFSQSTWAGHGGTQFAPSADQATKEQQIVVAERVLGSQGKGAWPVCGTGLSGATQRSAPSEAPRLQLPKLPAPFNWSSAPEAKSTGDVQKQLDSALDQARENGKISPEVKSLWDMAKKSGYELTPDQIKMFNEHKDQLPTP, from the coding sequence ATGTCCGGACGTCATCGCAAACCGACGACAGCCACGACCACCAAGACCTTCGCGAAGGTCGCCCTGACCGGAGCAGTCCTCGGCGGCGGTGCCGCCCTGCTGGGAGGCACGGGTACGGCCAACGCCGCGACCGACGCCGAATGGAACCAGGTCGCCCAGTGCGAGTCGGGCGGCAACTGGGCCATCAACACCGGCAACGGTTACCAGGGCGGCCTGCAGTTCAGCCAGAGCACCTGGGCCGGCCACGGCGGCACCCAGTTCGCCCCCAGCGCCGACCAGGCCACCAAGGAGCAGCAGATCGTGGTCGCCGAGCGTGTGCTGGGCAGCCAGGGCAAGGGCGCGTGGCCCGTGTGTGGCACCGGCCTCTCGGGCGCCACCCAGCGCAGCGCGCCCAGTGAGGCTCCGCGTCTGCAGCTCCCGAAGCTGCCGGCACCCTTCAACTGGTCGTCGGCACCCGAAGCCAAGAGCACCGGTGACGTGCAGAAGCAGCTCGACTCCGCGCTCGACCAGGCCCGGGAGAACGGCAAGATCTCGCCCGAGGTCAAGAGCCTGTGGGATATGGCCAAGAAGAGCGGCTACGAGCTCACCCCGGACCAGATCAAGATGTTCAACGAGCACAAGGACCAGCTGCCCACTCCCTGA
- a CDS encoding DUF6328 family protein → MSNPGDSARGDSYDQSGGSTPDRHETPTERLDRNWASLLQELRVVQTGGQILTGLMLTVPFQEGFEELTSREQNIFVVSLVFAVLSTVTLISPVALHRLLFRRHAIDQLVDRAHRLTLIGIGLLGIALIGVLTVIFDIVFGGWAALTAGGAALVVFVFMWVAMPLRERRRLSRHD, encoded by the coding sequence GTGTCCAACCCAGGTGACTCCGCTCGTGGTGACTCCTACGATCAGTCCGGTGGCTCGACGCCCGATCGCCATGAGACCCCGACCGAGCGGCTCGACCGCAACTGGGCCAGCCTGTTGCAGGAACTGCGAGTGGTGCAAACCGGCGGGCAGATCCTCACCGGTCTGATGCTGACCGTCCCGTTCCAGGAGGGCTTCGAGGAGCTGACCTCCCGCGAACAGAACATCTTTGTCGTCAGCCTGGTCTTCGCGGTGCTCTCCACAGTGACCCTGATCTCGCCTGTTGCGTTGCACCGACTGTTGTTTCGGCGCCACGCGATCGATCAGCTGGTGGATCGCGCACACCGGTTGACACTGATCGGCATCGGCTTGCTCGGCATCGCGCTCATCGGCGTCCTCACGGTGATCTTCGACATCGTCTTCGGCGGTTGGGCCGCCCTCACCGCCGGGGGTGCGGCGCTGGTGGTCTTCGTGTTCATGTGGGTCGCCATGCCGCTGCGTGAGCGGCGGCGACTGTCGCGGCACGACTGA
- a CDS encoding TetR family transcriptional regulator gives MQSGDFRRARSPQAKQAREEAILSAARELATQRGIREITLTDIAVAVGMHKSAMLRYFETREEIFLRLTADGWREWSAALRADLDARHHADAEIVASVIGATLATRGQFCDLLAQAPMNLERNVSPDAVRRFKYVTHAELDAIVESVRRLLPALSVENGVDLIATSTALAGAFWQIATPGPEILELYRDDPRLGHALVDVESRLRRILAALITGLLAD, from the coding sequence ATGCAATCGGGTGACTTTCGGCGCGCACGCAGTCCTCAGGCCAAGCAAGCTCGGGAGGAGGCCATCCTGAGCGCCGCGCGGGAGCTGGCGACCCAGCGGGGCATCCGCGAGATCACCCTCACCGACATCGCGGTCGCCGTCGGCATGCACAAGTCGGCGATGCTGCGCTATTTCGAGACGCGGGAGGAGATCTTCCTGCGCCTCACCGCAGACGGCTGGCGCGAGTGGTCCGCGGCTCTACGAGCGGACCTGGACGCGCGGCATCACGCGGATGCCGAGATCGTGGCTTCGGTCATCGGTGCAACCCTCGCTACCCGGGGCCAGTTCTGCGATCTGCTCGCCCAGGCGCCGATGAATCTGGAGCGCAACGTGTCGCCGGATGCCGTCCGTCGCTTCAAATACGTGACGCATGCCGAACTCGACGCCATCGTCGAATCCGTCCGGAGGTTGCTGCCCGCGTTGTCGGTGGAGAACGGTGTGGATCTCATCGCGACCTCGACCGCGCTTGCCGGCGCGTTCTGGCAGATAGCCACCCCGGGGCCCGAGATCCTCGAGCTCTATCGGGACGACCCGCGGCTGGGGCATGCGCTGGTGGATGTCGAATCCCGGTTACGACGCATCCTGGCAGCGCTGATCACGGGATTGCTCGCCGACTGA
- a CDS encoding SDR family NAD(P)-dependent oxidoreductase, with protein sequence MEQTWFITGSSRGFGRALVRAALHAGHRVAATARRPEELDDLVDEFGDHIHPIRLDVTDVDLVRAAVTEAHTVFGGIDVVVNNAGYANVAPIETGDDSDFRTQFETNFWGVYNVSKAVIPLLRQQGHGLIIQFSSVGGRVGGSGGIASYQAAKFAIDGFSRVLRSETAQFGVRVLVVEPSGFRTDWAGSSMTVSAMSDGYSALGARYSDSTDPASPLQAGDPERAAAILVEVAARQDIPHNLPLGAQASALSVEFGRRQLDSDLAWQEVSRSADFGLPYPVTPPPDGVPAQSVPSR encoded by the coding sequence ATGGAACAGACATGGTTCATCACCGGATCGTCACGCGGATTCGGGCGTGCGCTCGTCCGCGCCGCCTTGCACGCAGGTCATCGCGTCGCGGCGACCGCACGTCGCCCGGAAGAACTCGACGACCTGGTCGACGAGTTCGGCGACCACATCCATCCGATACGCCTGGATGTCACCGATGTCGACCTGGTGCGCGCGGCGGTCACCGAGGCGCACACAGTGTTCGGAGGTATCGACGTGGTGGTCAACAATGCGGGATACGCCAATGTCGCACCCATCGAGACCGGCGACGACAGCGACTTCCGGACCCAGTTCGAGACCAACTTCTGGGGCGTCTACAACGTGTCCAAGGCAGTCATTCCGCTACTGCGACAACAAGGTCATGGCCTGATCATCCAGTTCTCGTCGGTGGGCGGGCGTGTCGGCGGCTCTGGCGGCATCGCGTCCTACCAGGCCGCGAAGTTCGCGATCGATGGATTCAGTCGGGTATTACGTTCGGAGACTGCGCAATTCGGAGTCAGAGTCCTGGTGGTGGAGCCGAGCGGGTTTCGTACCGATTGGGCGGGGAGTTCGATGACCGTATCCGCGATGTCCGACGGATACTCCGCATTGGGCGCCCGTTACTCGGATTCCACCGACCCCGCGTCACCTCTGCAGGCCGGCGATCCGGAACGTGCCGCAGCGATTCTCGTGGAAGTTGCCGCACGACAGGATATCCCGCACAACCTACCGCTCGGGGCGCAGGCCTCGGCGCTGTCCGTCGAGTTCGGTCGGCGACAACTCGACAGCGACCTCGCCTGGCAGGAGGTGAGCAGGTCCGCCGACTTCGGCCTGCCCTACCCGGTCACCCCTCCTCCTGATGGGGTTCCCGCGCAGTCCGTGCCATCGCGGTGA
- a CDS encoding ABC-F family ATP-binding cassette domain-containing protein translates to MSTQSAITLHDLSFDWPDGTVALDRVEGTFTVGRTGLTGRNGAGKSTLLRLIAGILTPTAGHVDTIGEVGYLPQTLTLARETTIAELLGIADTLSAIRAIEGGDADDKHFETVGDDWDIEARAYQALHQIGFTAIDLDRRVAEVSGGEAMLVAITGLRIRRTPITLLDEPTNNLDRPTRARLAEFVDDWPGTLVVVSHDLELLEHMENTAELHDGELEVFGGPYSAWAEHREREQAAAAQAARTAQQALKVEKRQRTEAETKLARRERTAAKTQKDGGIPKILAGARASKAQASAGSLRSTLDDKVRSAQAAVDAADARVRDDDHINLVLPDPDVPRGRRLLELRDATRTVIVQGPERVALMGPNGVGKSTLIGQLLGELPATDGRVQGTLLTDRVGYLPQRLDGLDDAAGALENVQTVAPNTPPGTIRNQLARLLLRGSAANRPVGTLSGGERFRVALAKLLLAEPIPQLLILDEPTNNLDIASVGQLAEALDAYRGALLVISHDLPFLEKIGIDTVLELGADGQIHQRGDLTETM, encoded by the coding sequence ATGTCCACCCAATCCGCCATCACCCTCCACGACCTGAGTTTCGACTGGCCCGACGGCACCGTCGCGCTCGACCGCGTCGAGGGCACGTTCACCGTCGGCCGTACCGGCCTGACCGGTCGCAACGGAGCAGGCAAGTCCACCTTGCTACGCCTGATCGCCGGCATCCTCACCCCGACCGCGGGCCATGTCGACACGATCGGCGAGGTCGGCTACCTCCCGCAGACACTCACCCTCGCCCGCGAGACGACCATCGCGGAGTTGCTCGGCATCGCCGACACACTCTCCGCCATCCGCGCCATCGAAGGCGGCGACGCCGACGACAAGCACTTCGAGACCGTCGGTGACGATTGGGACATCGAGGCCCGGGCCTATCAAGCGCTACACCAGATCGGCTTCACCGCAATCGATCTCGACCGTCGCGTCGCCGAAGTGTCCGGTGGTGAGGCGATGCTTGTCGCCATCACGGGCCTGCGCATCCGTCGTACCCCCATCACGCTCCTCGACGAGCCGACCAACAACCTCGATCGACCCACGCGGGCCCGGCTCGCGGAGTTCGTGGACGACTGGCCCGGAACCCTCGTCGTGGTCAGTCACGACCTCGAACTCCTCGAGCACATGGAGAACACCGCGGAGCTCCACGACGGTGAGCTGGAGGTGTTCGGCGGTCCGTACAGCGCCTGGGCAGAACACCGCGAGCGGGAGCAAGCGGCCGCCGCGCAGGCGGCTCGCACCGCGCAACAAGCGCTCAAGGTGGAGAAACGCCAACGCACCGAGGCCGAGACCAAACTCGCGCGCAGGGAACGCACGGCCGCCAAGACCCAGAAGGACGGCGGTATCCCGAAGATCCTGGCCGGGGCCCGAGCCAGTAAGGCTCAGGCATCGGCCGGATCACTTCGCTCGACCCTTGACGACAAGGTCCGATCCGCCCAGGCCGCCGTCGACGCCGCCGACGCTCGTGTCCGCGACGACGACCACATCAACCTCGTTCTCCCGGACCCGGACGTGCCGCGCGGTCGGCGACTGCTGGAGCTTCGCGACGCCACCCGCACCGTGATCGTCCAAGGGCCGGAGCGCGTCGCGCTGATGGGACCGAACGGGGTCGGCAAATCGACGCTGATCGGCCAACTCCTGGGAGAACTGCCCGCGACCGACGGCCGGGTCCAGGGCACGCTCCTCACCGATCGCGTCGGATACCTCCCCCAACGTCTCGACGGTCTGGACGATGCCGCGGGTGCGCTGGAGAACGTGCAGACGGTTGCGCCGAATACGCCGCCAGGGACGATCCGCAACCAGTTGGCTCGGCTGTTGCTACGAGGAAGCGCCGCGAACCGCCCGGTCGGCACGCTCTCCGGCGGCGAACGCTTCCGTGTCGCACTCGCGAAACTCCTCTTGGCAGAGCCAATTCCGCAGCTGCTGATCCTGGACGAGCCCACCAACAACCTCGACATCGCGAGTGTGGGACAACTCGCCGAGGCACTCGACGCCTACCGTGGGGCGCTCCTGGTAATCAGCCACGATCTACCGTTCCTCGAGAAGATCGGCATCGACACCGTTCTCGAACTCGGCGCAGACGGGCAGATCCACCAGAGAGGCGACCTGACAGAAACGATGTGA